In Vagococcus hydrophili, one DNA window encodes the following:
- the metG gene encoding methionine--tRNA ligase gives MEDKKTFYITTPIYYPSGKLHIGSSYTTIACDAMARYKRLKGFDVFYLTGLDEHGQKIEQKAEQLGIEPKEYVDDMATDVKKLWNLLDIDYNKFIRTTDESHMQTVKKIFQQLLDQGDIYLGEYEGWYSVSDEEYFTENQLAEVYRNADGKVIGGKAPSGHEVELVKEQSYFFRMSKYADRLLEYYDAHPDFIEPVSRKNEMVNNFIKPGLGDLAVSRTSFSWGIPVDADPKHVVYVWIDALSNYISALGYGTEDDSNFKKYWPADVHMVGKEIVRFHTIYWPIMLMALDLPLPKQIFAHGWLVMNDGKMSKSKGNVVYPEMLVKRYGLDALRYYLMRAIPFGSDGVFTPEDFVARVNYDLANDLGNLLNRTIAMINKYCEGNIPSYASQVTEFDSELSTTAADIIGKYNKAMEKMEFNVALGEIWKLISRANKYIDETEPWVLARDPERKAELNSVMVHLAESLRIAAILLQPVLTEAPKEILRQLGLGEETLSMLDIRFGDFPKNTKVISKGTPIFPRLDMEVEVAYIKEQMAQTTNVKEEEVFNPEETELVSSKEEQIKYEDFDKVELKVAEVIDCRKVKGADKLLQFRLDAGDKGHRQILSGIAEFYPEPTELVGKKVVIVANLKPRKMRGEISQGMILSAENADGKLYVVEAPKCAENGAIIA, from the coding sequence ATGGAGGATAAAAAAACGTTTTATATCACAACCCCCATTTATTATCCAAGTGGAAAATTGCACATTGGTAGTTCATACACAACAATTGCCTGTGACGCAATGGCTCGCTACAAACGCTTGAAAGGCTTTGATGTGTTTTATCTAACTGGTTTAGATGAGCATGGTCAAAAAATTGAACAAAAAGCAGAACAATTAGGGATTGAACCCAAAGAATATGTTGACGATATGGCAACAGATGTTAAAAAATTATGGAACTTACTAGACATTGATTACAACAAATTTATTCGTACAACAGACGAAAGTCATATGCAAACAGTGAAGAAAATCTTCCAACAATTGTTAGACCAAGGTGATATTTACTTAGGCGAATATGAAGGTTGGTATTCAGTATCTGATGAAGAGTACTTTACTGAAAACCAATTAGCTGAAGTTTACCGTAATGCAGATGGTAAAGTAATCGGCGGAAAAGCACCAAGTGGACACGAAGTAGAGCTTGTTAAAGAGCAAAGTTACTTCTTCCGTATGAGCAAATATGCGGACCGTTTATTAGAATACTACGATGCTCATCCTGATTTTATTGAGCCTGTTTCTCGTAAAAACGAAATGGTTAATAACTTTATTAAACCTGGTTTAGGTGATTTAGCAGTTAGTCGTACGTCATTCTCATGGGGAATTCCAGTTGATGCTGATCCAAAACATGTAGTTTACGTGTGGATTGATGCGTTATCAAACTATATTTCAGCCTTAGGTTATGGTACTGAAGATGATAGTAACTTTAAAAAATATTGGCCAGCTGACGTCCATATGGTTGGAAAAGAAATTGTCCGTTTCCATACAATCTATTGGCCAATTATGTTAATGGCCCTAGATTTACCATTACCAAAACAGATTTTTGCTCACGGTTGGTTAGTAATGAACGACGGTAAGATGTCTAAATCAAAAGGTAACGTTGTTTACCCAGAAATGTTAGTTAAACGCTATGGTTTAGATGCTTTACGTTATTATTTAATGCGCGCTATTCCATTTGGTTCAGATGGCGTCTTTACACCTGAAGACTTTGTGGCTCGTGTAAACTACGATTTAGCCAATGACTTAGGAAACCTATTAAATCGTACGATTGCGATGATTAATAAATATTGTGAGGGAAATATCCCGTCATATGCATCACAAGTGACTGAATTTGATAGTGAATTATCAACAACAGCTGCTGATATTATCGGTAAATATAATAAAGCAATGGAAAAAATGGAATTTAACGTGGCGTTAGGCGAAATTTGGAAATTAATTTCTCGCGCTAATAAATATATAGATGAGACTGAGCCTTGGGTGTTAGCAAGAGATCCTGAGAGAAAAGCTGAATTAAACAGTGTCATGGTCCATTTAGCTGAAAGTTTACGTATTGCAGCGATTCTATTACAACCTGTCTTAACAGAAGCGCCAAAAGAAATTTTACGCCAGTTAGGCTTAGGTGAAGAAACTTTATCTATGTTAGATATTCGTTTCGGTGATTTTCCTAAAAATACAAAAGTTATTAGTAAAGGAACACCAATCTTCCCACGTCTAGACATGGAAGTGGAAGTGGCTTACATTAAAGAGCAAATGGCTCAAACAACGAATGTGAAAGAAGAAGAAGTCTTCAATCCAGAAGAAACAGAACTTGTTTCATCTAAAGAAGAACAAATTAAATATGAAGACTTTGATAAAGTTGAATTAAAAGTAGCAGAAGTCATTGATTGCCGTAAAGTGAAGGGTGCCGATAAACTACTTCAATTCCGTTTAGATGCAGGGGACAAAGGTCACCGTCAAATTCTTTCAGGAATTGCAGAATTTTATCCAGAACCAACTGAACTTGTTGGTAAAAAAGTCGTGATTGTTGCTAACCTAAAACCTCGTAAAATGCGCGGTGAAATTAGTCAAGGGATGATTTTATCAGCTGAAAATGCGGATGGTAAATTATATGTTGTGGAAGCACCAAAATGTGCTGAAAATGGCGCGATTATTGCCTAA